The genomic interval TTCATCAAACTTGCAGTGTTAAGGATATTCATCTTACCGAGGCAGGAAACGGTACTTGTTCTCCTTCTTCCTGTGGCAGTATCCAAAACATAAGCTATCCATTTCGATTAATGGAGGATCCACCAAACTGCGGCGACCAAAGGTATAAGCTGTCTTGTGAGAACAACATTGCTGTCTTATACTTATATGGTGGAAAGTACTATGTTCGGGAAATCAATTACAGTGACTACACAATCCGAGTAGTAGACTCGGGTATTCAGAGGGCTAATTTctcctctatccctcgttattttctAACCGATTATAATTTTAGTTATGTGGATCCATATTCTTACCCAGAAGGAACCTATTATTTTAATAAGGTGGATTCAATTTATTACGCACGAACGATTAGTATAGCTTTCTTGAGCTGTGAAAAGCAAGTGATTAATTCAGAGTACAGTGATTTGAACATTCCAACTAATTGCTCTGAGAAGGGAGTATATTCTTCCAAGTACTCTTCATCATCTTCCCAGATGCATAGATATGTTGCATATGATCTCACTCCATTACCAGAGGAGGTGGAGGAATCTTGCCGACTAGATATAATATCCCTAATATCGTTGGAAGCCGATGGATATACAGAAGCAGCCCATCGATATAAAAAAGCAGCTCCTTCCTGCGAAGAGATCCACAACGAATTGTTATATGGTTTTATGCTTTATTGGTTCCAAGTTTATTGTAAATGCGACGCCGGACCAAGCATGTAAATTGAGGATCCACCAAACTGCGGCGACCAAAGGTATAAGCTGTCATGTGAGAACAACATTACTGTCTTATACTTATATGGTGGAAAGTACTATGTGCAGGAAATCAACTACAGTGACTACACAATCCGAGTAGTAGACTCGGGTATTCAGAGGGCTAATTTCTCCTCTATCCCTCCTTATTTTCTAACCTCTTATAATTTTAGTGATGGGGATCCATATTATTACCTACTATGGGGAAGTTATAGAACTATGGCTTTCTTGAGCTGTGAAAAGCAAGTGATTAATTCAAAGTACTCTTATTTGAACATTCCAACTAATTGCTCTAAGAACGAAGTATATTCTTCCAAGTACTCTTCATCATCGTCCCAGATGCATAGATATGttacatatcaagaaaatataaatccagAGATGGTGGAGGAATCTTGCCGACTAGAGCTAATATCCCTAATATCCGATGGATATACAGAAGCAGCTCCTTCCTGCGAAAAGATCCACAACGAATTGTTATATGGTTTTAGGCTTTATTGGTTCCGAGTTTATTGTGAATATTGCGACGGTTGCTACCTCGATGAGTACGCGAGTAAAATTCAATGCTGGAACAGGACTACAGATCAAGGTACATACGCACGCAGAAGAATGCATGCGTGAAAAATATGCAACACTTTGGTATAGTCGATCGAGATCTTGTACATCTCGActatttctttcattcttggAATTCTTcgatttctaattttatattggttttgttttggtggTCGGATTAATACTAGGATTCTTCGAAAGACTTGAGGAGGTATACAATGGTGAGACTCCTATCtcaaaattaagttgtttgaaGAATAGGTATACATGATAGAATGGCAAATGAGATAGATGAACTAGTTTAATGGTGAGACTCCGTATTATGCTTTGATGTTCACATAATCAGAGGAATATTAAAATGTTAAGAAATATTCCTCTCTGTcctaaagttttttattaattctcAGTCACACTAATCATGTGGCTTTGAATAGAAGTTTGCTAAAGCCCAATTATGAGTATGGCATTGAATCGAAATCAGAACCTTTGGGCCTTTATAGAGTTGTCTCTAATTTCTTTCTAAACATGATGACTAGAAAGCAAAGTTGTTTATTAATTGACAtactctaattattttaatcaccTCATGTTTCTATTcattaatgatttttcttggttatattGTACGCACGTAGGTGTTATGTACGGACTTGGGGTAGCATTGTACGTCCTAAGTAAGAATTTATCTACTCCCTCCTtcgattattttaatattttcacattcaTAATCAAAGGGGTGATCCTGAAGAATAATCATAGTGTTCAACCGGCCTAAAGAATAATTGAATTGAATGTTGTGATATTGGAAGTCATTGATAAATGCTATAATTTTAGTTTCTAGGGaaagaattaatatataatacaagagCGAGCAAATACGAATGTCATTATTGTGATAATAGAAGATCAGGGCCGGGAGAGATTCCTTTGTCATGATCATATGAAAGTTAATTAATCCCTACTCAAACTAATTAGATCGATTCAAGCTtgtccctatttatagagaactCTAGAGatcatgcaaattaaaaaaccatACAATACTATTAATGAGCATACAATATCCTTAATTAGGAACattaaaagttttctttttttacttttcataattACATTAAAAGTTTACTTTTTTTACAGTACTATAACTATATTTTCAATTAAGAAAATGCAGAGTTTTAGATAATTCTAAGTTCCTTAACCGTATTCTTTTGTTGTCAAAGCACGAGGAAAGTTACCTGACGCCCTATTTGCAGCAGTACATTACCACCATGATTGGACATCGCAAGGTGAGTTCAACTTTCAGAAAAGTTGTTTGCAATATCAAAGGGCAGAATTGCACAATGACATACTTCAAACACTCATTTTCAAGCCTTGATCAAGTCGAAAATGTTGAAAGTCTCAATATTATTGTAGGCTAACATGATTTTTTCTATATGTTGAAATTTCATCAAATATCCATGCTTTGCTTCACATGACTCAAGTGTTGAGGGTAGGATTTGAATAATTTGGATAGGGTTAGATTTTATAGTAGTCTTGTAGATATCTATAGGTCtgggaatatttaattaaatatttcaagtgtTGGACTATCTATTGAGGGTGAGTgctaagatataaaataaataataaaatctacctatttttatcagtttaagttttttaaacaAATGACGATTTCACATATAGCAAGGGATTTAGACATAAAAGTCAGGAggtttatataaattattgttGTACGTACTCTGAAAACTATTTAAGTCACCTTGTTGAttcattattatgtttttatatatatttcttgtagtTGCTGCACCCGTAAAGTTGAttcattattatgtttttatatatatttcttgtagCTGCTGCACCCATAAAGTGGATTCTACTGGTTTGCTATCTGGGTAAGAAACTATCAAGATCTCGATCCCCTTTGGCTTtgatcttcttcattttttttcctggttttaGTATATTGTTATTTAGACTGTAAAGCATGAATACTTGTTCTTAATTACTAGGTTGTATCTCCAAAGACTAATAACTGAGCTATAAcctattagttttcttttagtATAGCTTGGTGAGCTTtctccatattatatatataggactatACCTAAtagcaaaaaatattttagaagatATTTTAGACAGTGGACcatgaaaaaataagattattttaatgaCATTTAATtgaatatgattaaaataaaaaaataagcctTGTTTAATTACTAGCCTGAATTTAGAAAGACAAGTACTCTGAGTTGTAAATGTATCAagggaaaaaacagaggaacttTTATAATAGTGCATGAACAATCtatttgttttgagaaataactattatttataaatcaatattatattttgaactctatttttattttctttctaaaataaaaagagttcaaatataaaataggaaatacaaaaaaatcaaatcaaataaagatgtaaaaaaaaaaattgatagttAGTCTATCTATTATGGAAGAGgagattatttgaaaaatgtaaccGATTCTTTCGTGTGGTGTTGTTTCTCCATAGGGCTATACCTTGGAGCAAAACTGGTAATAGGGACTCCAATTGTGGTTGCATTCTTGATCTATAAATGGCGAAGGAGGCATTTGTCAATGTATGATGCTATTGAAGACTTTCTACAAAGTCACAACAATCTCGCGCCGATAAGATATTCATACCCACAAATTAGGAAGATGAGCAAGAATTTCAAGGACAAACTAGGTGAAGGAGGTTATGGAACTGTATTTAAAGGAACACTTCGAAGTGGCCGACTTGTGGCAATAAAGATATTAACTAAGAGCAAAGCTAATGGGCAAAGACTTTATCAATGAGGTTGCAACCATTGGAAGAATTCATCATGTTAATGTAGTGCAActcattggtttttgtgttgAAGGATCAAAGCGTGCTCTTGTATATGAGTTCATGTCTAAAGGGTCTCTGAATGACCATATTTTTATGAAAGAAGGAAGTATCCTCATAAGCTACAAGAAAATGCATGAAATTGCTCTAGGGGTGGCTCGTGGGATCGAATACCTACATCGAGGTTGTGACATACGGATTTTGCATTTTGATATAAAGCCTCACAACATTCTTCTTGACGAGAATCTTCATCCCAAGCTTTCTGACTTTGGTTTAGCAAAATCATATCCAATAGATGATAGCATTGTTTCTTTGACTGCTGCAAGAGGAACGTTTGGATACATGGCTCCCgagtttttctataaaaatattggAGGCATCTCATACAAAGCTGATGTCTATAGTTTTGGAATGTTATTGATGGAAATGGCAGGTAGAAGAAAGAATTTgaatgcatatgcagaacattCGAGCCAAATCTACTTTCCCACATGGGTCTACGACCAATTGCATGATGGAAATGATATAGAAATGGAGGAATATGCCAcaaaggaggaagaggaaatcGGCAAGTTGATGATCATAGTTGCTTTATGGTGTATACAGATGAAGCCTAGTGATCGTCCTTCAATGAACAAAGTGGTAGAAATGCTTGAAGGGGAAGTTGGATCCTTGCAACTACCTCCTAAGCCTTTATTTTCATTACCAGAGCAACAAATTGAGCATAACGTGGAGATTCCAAATCAAGATTGCTTATCAACGCATTCAAATGAATCAAGTCAGTCCAGTAGTACTCAATTGTAGAATCCCTCAATCAAGAACATAATTCTATCATCCCTAGTCAAGGAAGCTGGCAGGTCTTCTCATCTTTGATATAAACTCAAATTAGATGTTTCATATTTCTATGTAATAATAATGAATGTTGGTGTGGTATTTGATAACTCTGCTTATTCCTATAGTAGTTTTCTTATTTATTCTCTTTACTCATATATGCTTTGAATTATGAAATGAATGTTAGTAGAAAAATGTTTTCAGGTAGTAATATTCAAACGATTCAGTCatcttttgttaatttattgaATATGGAGATAATCTTGGTCCTAGTTCACAAATTTGTTATGATGCTTTCATATATATCTTCGCCTAAAACTagctaaatttaattatattatcatatatatttttattatattggttctcaaattataaaatattttaaccttAAATGAGAAGACATTTGAGGGAACTCAAACTCACATTCATTTTCGAATTGCCTCGAATAACAGTATGAACAATTTACACctcaaactatatcaatttcTTTGATTGCATTCCACTGTCCAATTAATAAGTTCATTCTCAAAAAGCTTTGCTCTAAATGTTACAGTTACTCTCATACTAAGGTTGTCAGCTTTCAATATGATCCGCTAAtccaaaatgtaaaatatatgattaagaTTGAGTATAAACAGGTTCGGATCCATTTGGATCGATTCTAACTTCACCTTATTAACAATTGAGTTGTGTTGGATTAACTTGCGGGTTCACAGATTTATTTGAGTAATTCGagttccaaaaaataaaaaatatttgttttttcgtCATTTGCTCCTTAAGTATCCTGGTTGATCCaccaaaattttatagaattgtGTTTTATACAGAAAAACATGGTAGGGATGCTTCCCGTACCTTCCCGATCGGGGGTGCCCCCTTTCCCGCGCCCTGCCCCTGACATGGGTGGAGAGCGGGACTTCC from Juglans regia cultivar Chandler chromosome 2, Walnut 2.0, whole genome shotgun sequence carries:
- the LOC118347731 gene encoding uncharacterized protein LOC118347731, with amino-acid sequence MIHSVNMLSLSMARGIMSFPAVLTTLFVLLLFHQTCSVKDIHLTEAGNGTCSPSSCGSIQNISYPFRLMEDPPNCGDQRYKLSCENNIAVLYLYGGKYYVREINYSDYTIRVVDSGIQRANFSSIPRYFLTDYNFSYVDPYSYPEGTYYFNKVDSIYYARTISIAFLSCEKQVINSEYSDLNIPTNCSEKGVYSSKYSSSSSQMHRYVAYDLTPLPEEVEESCRLDIISLISLEADGYTEAAHRYKKAAPSCEEIHNELLYGFMLYWFQVYCKCDAGPSM